The proteins below come from a single Vibrio natriegens NBRC 15636 = ATCC 14048 = DSM 759 genomic window:
- a CDS encoding DUF4250 domain-containing protein codes for MDLSNVGNLDSIILLGIVNEKLRLECDSFDELVSTYEMDTESVVGKLDMLGYQYDPLTNQFKSYER; via the coding sequence ATGGATTTAAGCAATGTAGGTAATCTGGATAGCATTATTCTGTTAGGTATCGTCAACGAAAAACTACGCTTAGAGTGTGACAGTTTTGACGAATTAGTATCGACTTATGAAATGGATACAGAGTCGGTAGTAGGCAAGCTGGATATGCTTGGCTACCAGTACGACCCTCTCACAAACCAATTCAAATCGTACGAACGCTAA
- a CDS encoding GspS/AspS pilotin family protein: MKKLLCLFLALGALAGCTSTADKERQLELMASNRAGVLSAGLPMEYGPLQIMRVSSNKNVVEMMMIYNDGAMGAKPLAQMLNSSIYTFCHKPEIRDHINMGLMYRVKVRNTRGQLMADELISEQRCSN, encoded by the coding sequence ATGAAAAAATTACTGTGTTTGTTTCTGGCGCTTGGTGCGCTAGCAGGCTGTACGTCTACCGCGGATAAAGAGCGTCAGCTGGAACTGATGGCATCTAATCGTGCCGGTGTTCTCTCTGCTGGTCTACCTATGGAATATGGACCTCTGCAAATTATGCGGGTTTCTTCTAACAAGAATGTCGTTGAAATGATGATGATTTATAACGACGGCGCGATGGGAGCGAAACCATTAGCACAAATGCTTAACTCGAGTATCTACACATTCTGCCACAAACCAGAAATACGAGATCATATCAATATGGGTTTAATGTATAGAGTGAAAGTGCGTAATACGCGCGGTCAATTGATGGCGGATGAACTGATTTCAGAGCAACGCTGTAGCAATTAA
- the yciA gene encoding acyl-CoA thioester hydrolase YciA, whose translation MSQEFNSPKGQLLLRTLAMPADTNANGDIFGGWIMSQLDLAGAILAKEISSGRVVTVSVSSITFRKPVSVGDVVCCYGVCKNIGRTSMSVDLEVWVKPVKVDGIEDRFMVCDATFNYVAIDSEGKPRPIAK comes from the coding sequence ATGAGCCAAGAATTTAACTCTCCGAAAGGCCAACTACTGCTTCGTACCCTCGCAATGCCTGCTGATACAAATGCGAACGGCGATATCTTTGGTGGCTGGATTATGTCTCAGCTTGACTTAGCTGGTGCTATTTTGGCGAAAGAAATTTCTTCCGGACGCGTCGTCACCGTTTCTGTTTCGAGCATTACGTTTAGAAAACCAGTGAGCGTAGGTGATGTCGTCTGTTGTTACGGTGTATGTAAAAACATCGGCCGCACTTCAATGAGTGTCGACCTTGAAGTGTGGGTAAAACCGGTGAAAGTAGACGGCATTGAAGATCGCTTTATGGTGTGTGATGCAACCTTTAATTACGTCGCGATCGACAGCGAAGGTAAACCTCGCCCTATCGCAAAATAG
- a CDS encoding septation protein A: protein MKQILDFIPLIVFFALYKMYDIYVATGALIVATAIQIVLTFALYKKVEKMQLITFVMVAVFGGMTIFLHDDNFIKWKVTIVYMVFAIGLAVSHAMGKSAIKGMLGKEISLPENIWTRINWAWVGFFSFCAGLNIYVAYELPLDVWVNFKVFGLLIATFSYMIATGFYIYKHMPKEQKNSSSDVSVDE, encoded by the coding sequence ATGAAGCAAATTCTTGATTTTATTCCACTCATTGTCTTCTTTGCCTTGTATAAGATGTACGACATTTACGTTGCGACCGGAGCACTCATCGTCGCGACGGCTATTCAAATCGTCCTGACGTTTGCGCTTTACAAAAAAGTGGAAAAAATGCAGTTAATCACTTTCGTGATGGTGGCTGTATTTGGTGGCATGACCATATTTCTCCACGATGACAACTTCATCAAATGGAAAGTGACCATTGTTTACATGGTATTTGCTATTGGTCTTGCGGTCAGTCACGCGATGGGCAAATCAGCAATAAAAGGGATGCTAGGAAAAGAGATCTCTCTTCCTGAAAACATTTGGACACGCATCAACTGGGCTTGGGTCGGCTTCTTCTCTTTCTGCGCAGGCTTAAACATTTATGTTGCCTACGAACTGCCACTCGATGTCTGGGTTAACTTTAAAGTGTTTGGTCTGCTGATAGCGACATTCAGTTATATGATCGCTACAGGTTTTTACATCTACAAACACATGCCAAAAGAGCAGAAAAATAGCTCCTCCGATGTTTCGGTTGATGAATAA
- a CDS encoding EAL domain-containing protein — translation MRDSAKIALGRVQPKLNHTTVIEWSYNRCTREYECDQQSMDEVFGFQSFEDMLDQMSSEQRENFQQQISEVDLLGGEGHFSCCLASNEIDLVCATMNFEKVNDCVVKGTVTPLMSIAGGGEQAKILETLFDLPNVGVLIADANANILGCNRAFELQMGYRNSDLIGLKTEVFRSSHHSQSFYAEIWNRIEKDGYWSGNLFSRTANGGHQAHHLYAYRLNFQSGRVLFLGFSTDISASLVWMKNRSEQARDWFSFLPTKDQFENKLEHFARESGHQDLNIIMTLRPNFSQNRLVEQQLGFADFITRSRYTKLAGQLTRNVFVVCLQTPRCQWLSTIKLIEVAMKGFFTELKSEMGTMVHDTIVEGQTGVSVLGYDTSSPKKALALAVQTMVSSKVGEGGYFNFYNSTLHTELLKRQHLEAFLQKKIDGELIDVYFQPIVDTYSGKVIKFEALARFHHENSSYTTQEMISVIEDLELIAELDDMVCRIALERWSELQGFYDDDVGLSINRSLNTKLDVLQVLQRSLDLIKSSSVNPELVTLELTESAYFEQDEAHTQALKQIRQEGIKIAIDDFGTGYASFSYLGKGQFDLLKIDRKFVADIHEGSSNYYIVKMITELAHQLGVKVIAEGVEQVQERRILADLEVDYLQGYLFSPAVPVTDLKQTKYCQSLFSLGSG, via the coding sequence ATGAGGGATTCAGCAAAGATAGCACTAGGTCGAGTACAACCCAAACTCAATCATACAACAGTTATTGAGTGGTCTTACAATCGTTGTACACGTGAGTATGAGTGCGACCAGCAGAGCATGGACGAGGTTTTTGGTTTTCAAAGCTTTGAGGACATGCTTGATCAAATGTCTTCGGAGCAAAGGGAAAACTTCCAGCAGCAAATCAGCGAAGTGGATCTACTCGGCGGCGAGGGCCATTTTTCGTGTTGTTTAGCATCAAACGAAATCGATCTTGTTTGTGCCACGATGAACTTCGAGAAGGTAAATGACTGCGTGGTGAAAGGTACCGTCACGCCTTTGATGAGCATTGCCGGTGGAGGGGAGCAGGCTAAAATATTGGAGACTCTGTTCGACTTACCAAATGTTGGTGTTTTAATCGCGGACGCTAACGCCAATATACTTGGGTGTAACCGAGCTTTCGAACTGCAAATGGGCTATAGAAATAGCGATCTCATCGGCCTCAAAACAGAAGTTTTTCGTTCCTCACATCATAGTCAATCCTTTTATGCTGAGATCTGGAACCGTATCGAGAAAGATGGTTACTGGAGTGGCAATCTTTTTTCCCGAACCGCGAACGGTGGTCATCAAGCTCACCATCTCTACGCTTATCGGCTGAATTTTCAATCTGGGCGAGTATTGTTCCTCGGGTTCTCTACGGATATCTCTGCGTCCTTGGTATGGATGAAAAATCGCAGTGAGCAGGCTCGAGACTGGTTCTCGTTTTTGCCCACAAAAGACCAATTTGAAAACAAACTAGAGCACTTCGCCAGAGAGAGCGGCCATCAAGATCTCAATATCATCATGACGCTGAGGCCGAACTTTAGTCAGAATCGCTTAGTGGAGCAGCAGCTAGGGTTTGCTGACTTTATCACGCGCAGCCGCTACACAAAGCTAGCCGGTCAGTTAACTCGGAACGTATTTGTCGTGTGCTTGCAAACACCGCGTTGCCAGTGGCTAAGCACCATCAAGTTAATCGAAGTGGCTATGAAGGGATTCTTCACGGAATTAAAAAGTGAGATGGGCACAATGGTTCATGACACGATTGTTGAAGGACAAACTGGCGTGTCCGTACTTGGCTACGATACGAGCAGTCCAAAAAAGGCGTTAGCTTTGGCGGTTCAAACGATGGTGTCGTCTAAAGTAGGTGAAGGTGGATACTTCAATTTCTATAACAGCACGCTGCATACCGAGCTGCTAAAACGCCAGCACTTAGAAGCCTTCCTTCAAAAGAAAATCGATGGTGAACTTATAGATGTCTATTTTCAGCCGATTGTGGACACCTACTCAGGTAAAGTCATTAAATTTGAAGCGTTAGCGCGGTTTCACCATGAAAATAGTAGTTACACTACGCAAGAGATGATCTCGGTTATCGAAGATCTGGAATTAATCGCCGAATTAGATGATATGGTTTGTCGAATCGCGCTGGAGCGCTGGTCTGAATTACAAGGCTTCTATGACGATGATGTCGGACTGTCCATTAACCGCTCTCTCAACACTAAGTTAGATGTATTACAGGTGTTGCAACGTTCATTAGATTTGATTAAATCCAGCAGCGTCAATCCTGAGCTGGTGACATTAGAATTAACCGAATCGGCTTACTTTGAGCAAGATGAAGCGCATACTCAAGCCTTGAAGCAGATCAGGCAAGAAGGGATCAAAATCGCCATTGATGATTTTGGTACCGGCTACGCTTCTTTTTCTTATCTCGGAAAAGGACAGTTTGATCTACTCAAAATTGACCGTAAGTTCGTAGCGGATATTCATGAGGGCAGCAGTAATTATTACATTGTTAAAATGATCACCGAACTGGCTCACCAATTGGGAGTAAAAGTGATTGCAGAAGGCGTCGAGCAAGTACAAGAGCGGCGTATTCTGGCCGACCTTGAGGTCGATTACCTTCAAGGGTATTTGTTTTCCCCGGCGGTGCCAGTCACGGATCTGAAGCAAACTAAATATTGCCAGAGCTTATTTAGCTTGGGCTCGGGGTAA
- a CDS encoding YciI family protein — MWYVIFSQDIENSLEKRMSVRPQHLERLQQLQDEGRLLTAGPMPAIDSDNPGEAGFTGSTVIAEFDSLEDAKAWADKDPYVAAGVYENVIVKPFKKVF; from the coding sequence ATGTGGTATGTCATCTTTTCTCAGGACATCGAGAATTCATTAGAAAAGCGTATGAGTGTTCGCCCTCAACACCTGGAACGTTTGCAACAACTTCAGGACGAAGGACGACTTCTTACCGCAGGCCCAATGCCAGCGATTGATTCTGACAACCCAGGAGAAGCGGGATTTACCGGTTCCACCGTCATAGCAGAGTTTGATTCTTTGGAAGACGCAAAAGCCTGGGCAGATAAAGACCCTTACGTGGCGGCGGGCGTTTACGAAAACGTGATCGTCAAACCGTTCAAAAAAGTGTTTTAA
- the metR gene encoding HTH-type transcriptional regulator MetR — protein MIELKHLRTITSLRDTGSLTATATALHLTQSALSHQIKDLESRIGGQLFLRKTRPVKFTSEGEILLRLAEDILPKLARAENELASLKEDVNGRLHMAIECHSCFQWLMPALKEYQLAWPSVTLDFSSGFGFEPLPALLAGELDLVITSDIQPRSEVHYEPLFDFEMRLITSTSHPLADKAIIDPQDLADQTMLSYPVQKQRLDVVKHFLQPAGVEPAKWKQADNTLMLVQMVSAGLGVAALPNWAISEFSRQGLITSKPFGNGLWRRLFAAVRNSEKDKRYLQAFFATARQQCKSHLDGIKMA, from the coding sequence ATGATAGAGCTAAAACACTTGCGTACTATTACCTCGCTTCGAGATACGGGCTCGCTGACGGCCACGGCAACTGCGTTGCATTTGACTCAATCAGCTCTTTCGCACCAAATTAAGGATCTGGAGTCTCGCATTGGTGGCCAGTTATTTCTTAGGAAAACCCGCCCGGTGAAATTCACTTCAGAAGGTGAAATTCTATTGCGCCTTGCAGAAGATATTTTACCGAAACTCGCTAGAGCAGAGAATGAACTGGCAAGTTTGAAAGAAGACGTTAATGGCCGATTGCACATGGCTATCGAATGTCATTCTTGTTTTCAATGGCTGATGCCTGCCCTTAAGGAATACCAGTTGGCGTGGCCTAGTGTGACGCTGGATTTTTCTTCAGGCTTTGGATTCGAGCCTTTACCTGCCCTACTCGCCGGAGAGCTGGATCTGGTTATTACTTCGGATATTCAGCCGCGTTCAGAGGTGCACTACGAGCCTTTGTTTGACTTTGAAATGCGTCTAATCACGTCCACCAGCCACCCGCTGGCTGATAAAGCGATTATTGATCCTCAAGATCTTGCCGATCAAACCATGCTCTCTTATCCGGTTCAAAAACAGCGACTTGATGTGGTTAAACACTTTTTACAACCTGCTGGTGTGGAACCAGCTAAGTGGAAGCAAGCAGACAACACATTGATGTTAGTGCAAATGGTTTCGGCTGGATTAGGGGTTGCCGCGCTGCCGAACTGGGCCATTTCAGAGTTTTCTCGACAAGGATTAATTACCAGTAAGCCATTTGGCAATGGGTTGTGGCGTCGCCTGTTTGCTGCTGTGCGAAACTCAGAGAAAGACAAACGCTATTTACAGGCGTTTTTCGCAACCGCAAGACAACAATGTAAAAGCCACCTCGATGGCATCAAGATGGCTTAA
- a CDS encoding hybrid sensor histidine kinase/response regulator, protein MFDFGLAGLLYPKAITLYVTIAAVLLWQLYYCYRLKSRSERVLGTHHAPYIAYSACIIIWIGSNAYFHTDLLVNFGSEGGVFMAKLANLASFFSFAFAYYFSCQLLAEQKNRGTKRWQQLIFVLLSGYSLFINLRPDLTVENVSIQGPSEFVIEFGSQTAYFFNSILILITLTLINLARMRVNSSKLTLAKSNYMIAGILVFMLSTTAIHLGMTYFLGDFSLTWLPPALSISEMLFFGYALLTSRFYSAKYLAYIAVTTLLVCGIFVLPLGAVLMPITEGNQWLISIPICALIGVTWHWLYRRVSRLVSYFVYFKKQTPVQQILALEEDFKRSIDDAMEKLGVLLDIPKDKLQLVNSHCSETFYEDYLHSDKSVLLLDELSEEIKYTSANSSTLRKLYNKMRSSDTALVMPIYGHSRSVSHLLISSHKRNQKLFSNEEISALQTLLTRVQSTIEADRKVRQSRALAHSIAHEMRNPLTQVQLQFEVLTQHIESQFPPETLKGDINKGQAAIQRGRQLIDIILREVSDTSPEQEPQVATSIHNAVNQAITRYGFENEKSLDRVKLPQQDDFVVMLNETLFNFVIFNLIRNAVYYFDSYPASQIEMSTQTGPYENVLIFRDTGPGIDNTIVHKIFDDFFSYQKSGGSGLGLSYCQRVMRSFGGRIECHSVKGEFTEFYLYFPVVPNSPKAETFRVNSEHGSSAKDEAKSNVMKELKVGEHAPTVLIVDDKEVQRTLVQLYLKQLGVQCLQANNGANAIEMIQSHKVDLVLMDVQMPVMNGFDASQRIKAISPSVKVIALSGESGDLELAQISKLMDGRLNKPTTLNALREVIQTWLIQNQPTESNSL, encoded by the coding sequence ATGTTTGATTTTGGTTTGGCAGGTCTGCTCTATCCAAAAGCCATTACATTATATGTCACTATAGCCGCTGTTCTCTTGTGGCAGCTGTACTATTGCTATCGCCTGAAAAGTCGCAGCGAGCGCGTTTTAGGCACCCATCATGCGCCCTACATCGCATACTCTGCCTGCATCATTATCTGGATTGGCAGCAATGCCTATTTTCATACTGACCTATTGGTAAACTTTGGCTCAGAAGGCGGCGTTTTCATGGCGAAACTGGCTAATCTCGCGTCCTTCTTCTCTTTTGCCTTTGCTTATTACTTTTCCTGTCAGCTACTCGCCGAACAAAAAAACAGGGGTACAAAAAGATGGCAGCAACTGATATTTGTACTGCTGTCAGGGTATTCACTTTTTATAAATTTACGTCCGGATTTAACGGTAGAGAATGTCTCTATACAGGGACCCAGTGAGTTTGTGATTGAATTTGGCTCTCAGACCGCCTACTTCTTTAATTCCATCCTGATACTGATTACGCTTACACTCATCAACCTTGCTCGTATGCGAGTCAACAGTAGCAAACTGACACTGGCTAAAAGCAACTACATGATCGCAGGAATCTTGGTATTCATGCTGTCAACTACGGCCATCCATCTCGGCATGACCTATTTTCTTGGCGACTTTTCACTGACATGGTTGCCACCAGCACTCTCCATCAGTGAAATGCTATTTTTTGGCTACGCTTTACTCACCTCTCGCTTCTATAGTGCGAAATATCTCGCCTACATCGCCGTCACCACGTTGTTGGTGTGCGGTATTTTTGTATTGCCGTTAGGCGCGGTATTGATGCCAATAACCGAAGGCAACCAATGGCTTATTTCCATTCCGATCTGTGCACTGATTGGTGTTACCTGGCATTGGCTCTATCGTCGAGTGAGCCGCTTGGTCTCCTATTTTGTCTATTTTAAAAAGCAAACTCCGGTGCAACAAATTTTGGCTCTGGAAGAGGACTTTAAGCGCTCCATTGATGATGCGATGGAAAAGCTTGGGGTGCTGCTCGATATCCCCAAAGACAAACTGCAATTGGTCAACAGCCACTGCTCTGAGACGTTCTATGAAGACTATCTGCATTCTGATAAATCGGTTCTGCTTCTTGATGAACTGTCTGAAGAGATAAAGTACACCTCAGCCAACAGCAGTACATTGAGAAAGCTCTACAATAAAATGCGTTCCAGTGATACGGCACTGGTCATGCCGATTTATGGCCATAGCCGCTCGGTCTCTCACCTTTTGATTTCTTCCCATAAGCGAAATCAGAAGCTATTTTCTAACGAAGAGATTTCCGCCTTACAAACGCTGCTGACTCGTGTGCAAAGCACGATTGAGGCAGATAGAAAAGTTCGTCAAAGCCGAGCACTCGCCCACTCCATTGCTCATGAAATGCGTAACCCTCTTACGCAAGTACAATTGCAATTTGAGGTTTTGACTCAACATATTGAATCCCAGTTTCCACCAGAAACACTAAAAGGCGACATCAATAAGGGGCAAGCGGCAATTCAGCGTGGTCGGCAACTGATTGATATCATATTAAGAGAGGTCAGCGACACATCGCCCGAACAAGAGCCACAAGTAGCAACTTCTATTCACAACGCGGTGAATCAGGCGATCACTCGCTATGGTTTTGAGAACGAAAAGAGTCTCGATCGAGTAAAACTGCCTCAACAAGATGATTTTGTGGTGATGTTAAATGAAACCCTGTTTAACTTCGTTATTTTTAACTTGATCCGCAATGCGGTTTATTACTTTGACTCTTATCCTGCAAGTCAAATTGAAATGAGTACTCAAACTGGACCGTATGAGAACGTATTAATCTTTCGTGATACCGGGCCTGGCATCGATAACACCATTGTGCATAAGATCTTTGACGACTTCTTTTCCTACCAAAAAAGCGGCGGGAGTGGTCTGGGGCTAAGTTATTGTCAGCGAGTAATGCGTTCATTTGGCGGGCGAATAGAATGCCACTCTGTAAAGGGAGAGTTCACAGAGTTCTATCTTTACTTTCCTGTCGTACCGAACTCACCAAAAGCAGAAACGTTTAGGGTTAACTCGGAACATGGAAGCAGTGCAAAAGACGAAGCTAAGTCTAATGTAATGAAAGAGTTAAAAGTCGGCGAACATGCACCAACAGTGCTCATTGTTGATGATAAAGAGGTGCAACGCACATTAGTTCAGCTGTACTTGAAACAATTAGGTGTCCAATGTTTGCAGGCAAATAACGGCGCGAATGCAATAGAGATGATTCAATCTCACAAAGTAGATTTGGTTCTGATGGATGTGCAAATGCCGGTTATGAATGGTTTTGATGCCAGCCAACGTATTAAAGCAATCTCTCCTTCCGTCAAGGTCATCGCGTTATCAGGGGAATCAGGAGATTTAGAGCTCGCACAGATTTCTAAACTCATGGATGGTCGCTTGAACAAGCCAACAACCTTAAATGCGTTGCGAGAGGTAATACAGACGTGGCTCATTCAAAACCAACCCACTGAGTCAAACTCACTTTAA
- the metE gene encoding 5-methyltetrahydropteroyltriglutamate--homocysteine S-methyltransferase has product MATITHILGYPRIGEKRELKFAQEKYWRGEIDQAQLQQVGAQLRANNWQVQSDAGLSFATAGDFAWYDHVLTTTLLLGHVPKRHAEGTPNLDTLFKVGRGQSHAGCGCAGAAASDMTKWFNTNYHYIVPEFSKDDTFEVSWPQLFEEVSEAVNAGHKVKPVLLGPLSYLYLGKEVEEGFDRLSLLPRLLTAYQAILAKLAALGVEWVQIDEPILSLELESQWADSFKLAYQIIRSDVKVLLTTYFDAVTDTLDKIVDLPVDGLHIDLSAAPDQLDDVVEKLPQGWVLSAGVINGRNVWRADLSAQLASLQPVKEKLGDKLWVASSCSLLHSPVDLELETALSEEVKSWFAFAKQKVTEVALLGKALDGDQNAILACDTYSQPINARKTATHVNKPQVQARINRITAELTQRSAPYPERAAHQAEVLGLPLLPTTTIGSFPQTGEIRVQRSAYRSGQLSESDYVAALKGHIADAVKRQEALDLDVLVHGEAERNDMVEYFAENLAGFQTTKFGWVQSYGSRCVKPAIVVADIEREKPITVEWSTYAQSLTSKQMKGMLTGPVTILCWTFPREDITRKEITQQLALALRDEVSDLQNAGINIIQIDEPAIREGLPLKKRDHKAYLEWAVDAFKISAGSAKPETQIHTHMCYSEFNEIIDSVAALDADVITIETSRSNMELLKAFEEFNYPNEIGPGVYDIHSPNIPSEEWIEGLIKKAAEKIPVQRLWVNPDCGLKTRNWAETEAALANLVSAAKKLRTELA; this is encoded by the coding sequence ATGGCGACAATCACACACATACTTGGCTACCCACGCATTGGTGAAAAACGTGAACTGAAATTTGCGCAGGAGAAATACTGGCGCGGAGAAATCGATCAAGCACAACTCCAGCAGGTTGGCGCACAGCTAAGAGCAAACAACTGGCAAGTACAAAGCGATGCGGGTTTGAGTTTTGCCACTGCCGGCGACTTTGCCTGGTATGATCACGTACTGACAACAACATTGTTACTGGGCCACGTACCAAAGCGTCATGCCGAGGGCACACCTAACCTTGATACTTTGTTCAAGGTTGGTCGAGGCCAGTCACATGCTGGTTGTGGCTGTGCAGGCGCAGCAGCCTCTGACATGACTAAGTGGTTCAATACCAACTACCACTACATTGTGCCGGAATTTAGCAAAGACGATACTTTTGAGGTGAGCTGGCCGCAGTTATTTGAAGAGGTGAGTGAAGCCGTCAACGCGGGACACAAGGTTAAGCCTGTTCTACTTGGTCCATTAAGTTACTTGTACTTGGGTAAAGAAGTTGAAGAAGGCTTTGACCGCCTGTCACTGTTACCAAGATTGCTGACCGCGTATCAAGCAATTTTGGCTAAATTGGCTGCTTTGGGTGTGGAATGGGTACAAATTGATGAGCCTATTCTGTCTCTTGAGCTGGAAAGTCAATGGGCGGATTCATTTAAACTGGCGTATCAAATCATCCGCAGTGATGTAAAAGTGCTGCTAACGACTTACTTTGACGCTGTTACCGATACACTGGACAAAATTGTCGACTTACCTGTTGATGGTTTGCACATTGACTTGTCGGCAGCGCCAGACCAGCTTGATGACGTTGTGGAAAAACTACCACAAGGTTGGGTGTTATCGGCTGGCGTTATCAATGGACGCAATGTTTGGAGAGCGGATCTAAGTGCGCAATTGGCGAGCTTACAACCAGTAAAAGAGAAGCTAGGCGATAAGCTGTGGGTTGCAAGCTCATGTTCATTACTGCACAGCCCGGTAGATCTAGAGCTTGAAACAGCGCTGAGTGAAGAAGTCAAAAGCTGGTTCGCCTTTGCGAAACAGAAAGTTACCGAGGTAGCCCTGCTAGGTAAAGCACTGGACGGCGATCAAAATGCGATTCTGGCATGCGACACCTACAGCCAGCCAATCAATGCGCGTAAAACGGCGACACACGTGAATAAACCTCAAGTGCAGGCTCGTATTAATCGCATCACCGCGGAGCTAACACAACGCAGTGCTCCTTATCCTGAGCGTGCGGCGCATCAGGCCGAAGTACTGGGTTTACCACTGTTGCCAACCACGACTATCGGCTCTTTCCCTCAAACCGGTGAAATTCGTGTTCAGCGCAGCGCGTATCGCTCTGGTCAACTTTCTGAGTCAGATTATGTTGCCGCACTTAAAGGGCATATTGCTGATGCGGTGAAACGTCAGGAAGCGCTGGATCTGGACGTGTTGGTGCACGGCGAAGCTGAGCGTAACGATATGGTTGAATACTTCGCAGAAAATCTGGCTGGTTTCCAAACAACCAAATTCGGTTGGGTTCAGAGTTACGGTTCTCGCTGCGTGAAGCCTGCTATTGTCGTTGCGGATATTGAGCGTGAAAAACCAATCACGGTTGAGTGGTCAACGTATGCACAATCCCTGACCAGCAAACAAATGAAAGGAATGCTGACTGGCCCTGTTACGATTCTGTGTTGGACATTCCCGCGTGAAGACATTACTCGTAAGGAGATCACCCAACAGTTGGCGCTGGCGCTGCGAGATGAAGTTTCTGATTTACAAAATGCAGGCATTAATATCATCCAGATTGACGAGCCTGCGATTCGTGAAGGGTTACCGCTTAAGAAGCGTGATCATAAAGCTTACCTGGAATGGGCTGTGGATGCGTTTAAGATTTCTGCAGGTAGTGCGAAGCCGGAGACACAGATTCATACTCATATGTGTTACAGCGAGTTCAATGAAATCATTGATTCAGTTGCGGCACTGGATGCAGATGTGATTACCATTGAGACGTCACGTTCAAATATGGAATTGCTAAAAGCGTTTGAAGAGTTTAATTATCCAAATGAAATCGGTCCTGGTGTTTATGATATTCACTCACCAAACATTCCAAGTGAAGAGTGGATTGAAGGTCTGATCAAGAAAGCGGCAGAAAAAATTCCCGTACAACGTTTATGGGTGAATCCAGATTGTGGTCTAAAAACACGAAACTGGGCAGAGACAGAGGCAGCGTTGGCTAACTTAGTCTCAGCAGCGAAAAAGCTACGTACTGAGCTAGCATAA